In Streptomyces sp. Li-HN-5-11, the sequence CTCTCAGTCCCCGGCCGAAGCTCCCGCCGGGGTCGCCGCGCTCTCCCCGCGCTACCAGGCCGTCGCCGCGCTGGCGCTGGCGGCCGTCGCGATGACCGTCTGCGTCCACCTCGCCATGGTGTTCCTGCACGTCGCCCCGTCGAACACACTGACGAAGGAGCACGGCCAGGCCGTGGACGACTGGATCTACCCCGAGTTCGAGCAGAACTGGAAGCTGTTCGCGCCGAACCCGCTGCAGCAGAACATCGCGGTCCAGGTACGCGCCGATGTCCGTGACGCCGGCGGCGGCACCCGTACCACCGGCTGGTACGACCTGTCGGCCGAGGACGGCCGGGCCATCGACGGCAACCTGCTGCCGAGCCACACCCAGCAGAACGAGTTGCGCCGCGCCTTCGACTACTACGGCGCCACCCACGACGCCAACGACCGTGCGACGGGGCTGCGCGGCGCCCTGGCCGAGCAGTACCTGCGCCGCATCGTCGTGCTGCGCCTCGACCGCGACCACGCGGCCGGCCCGGGGAGCGTGGTCGAACGCGTCCAAATCCGCAGCCGCACCACCAATGTGCCCCCGCCGAAGTGGAGCCTGGAGAAGGTGTCGACCACCCCCGCGTACCGCGTGCTGCCCTGGTGGACGGTGCCGGCCGGCGAGGCCGAGGGAGGCGTGCGGTGAAGGCGTCGGCACTCTCCGTCTCCGGCGGGATCGGCCGGATCACCGAGGCGGCTCTCGGCCCGTACCAGACGGCCGTGATACGCATCGGGTTCTCCGCGACCTGGCTGTTGTTCCTGCTGCGTGAGTTCTTCCACCGCCAGGAGCTCTACGGCCCGGACGCACCGTGGAGCTGGGACCTCGCCCGGCAGCTGACCGCCGACAACGGCGCGTTCACCGCCCTGATGTGGTTCAGGGGCCAGTTCTGGTTCGAGACGGTCTACGCGCTGGCCGTGCTGTCGAGCCTGCTGCTGATGCTGGGCTGGCGCACCCGCACGTTGTCCGTGCTGTTCATGCTCGGCGTTCTCTCGCTGCAGAACCGCAGCGTCTTCGTGGGAGACGGCGGCGACAACGTCCTGCACCTGATGTCGATCTACCTGGTCTTCACGCGCTGCGGTCAGGTGTGGTCACTGGACGCGCGGCGGGCCCGGCGCGGCCGGGCGGCACGCGCGCGTGGGGAGCGGATGCCCGACCGCGCCGGTCCCGTGCTGTGGGGCGTCCTCGGCCTCGCCCTCGCCGGAATCACGGTGGCGGGCCGGATACAGGGCGAATGGCTGGTTCCCGCGCTGCTGTGGACGGTGTGGCTGTCGCAGGCCGTGTACTGGATCGTCGGGCGGCACGCACGGTCGGCCGAGCCGCGGATCCTGCTCGACGTCGTCGCCAACATCGCGCACAACGGCGCTCTGTTGGTGATCGCGGCCGAGGCGTGCCTGATCTACGCGACAGCCGGCTGGTACAAGATCCAGGGCTCCCGCTGGCAGGACGGCACGGCCGTGTACTACCCGCTCCACCTGGACTACTTCTCGCCCTGGCCGGGGCTGGCCGACCTGATGGCCTCCAGCGGCACCATGGTGATGCTCGTGACGTACGGGACGGTGATCGTGCAGGTCGCCTTCCCGTTCACCCTCTTCAACCGGCGGGTCAAGAACGTCCTGCTGGCGCTGATGATGACCGAGCACGCCGTGATCGCGGTGGTCCTGGGGCTGCCGTTCTTCTCGCTGGCGATGATCGCGACGGACGCGGTGTTCCTGCCCACCTCGTTCCTGCGACGGCTGGGCGGCTGGGCGGCACGCGCGCGTGCACGGCTGGTGGGGCACGCCGGCCGCCCCGGGCGGGAGGACCCGCGCTCAGGGGAGGACAGCGAGCCGGCGCACGTAGGCTCGACGGCATGAGCGACCCCGTACAGGACTGGCACCGGCTCGCCGGTACGTCCGTGCTGCTCGACGGCTTTCACGCCTTGAAGCACGCGGTGCGCTTCGGGGCCGGGGTCCAGGTCGCGGTCACCGCCGACCGGCGGGCGGCGCTCGCCCTCGCCGACGAGCTGGCCCCGGACGTACGGGACGCCCTGGACGCCCTGCTGGCCGAGGTCCCGCGGGAGACGTACGCGTCCCTCGTGCCGCGCCCGCATCCCACCGCCGTGGCCGCGCTGGCCGTGCGGCCCTCCCGCGTGGCACAACTGCGTGCGCTGGCGCGTACACCCCGCAGCGCGCCGGTCGTCGTCCTGGACCAGCCGCGCAACCTGGGCAACGCGGGGGCGGTGATCCGGCTGGCCGCCGGCTTCGGCGCGACCGGGGTGGTCACCACCGGCACCCTCGACCCGTGGCATCCGACGGTCGTGCGCGGCGGGGCGGGGCTGCACTTCGCGACCGCCGTGGAGCGGCTGACCGTGGACGAACTGCCGCCCGGGCCGCTGTTCGCGCTCGACCCGGAGGGCGAGGACATCCGCGGGCTGAAGCTTCCGGACGACGCCGTGCTCGCGTTCGGCTCCGAGCGCAGCGGTCTGTCCGCCGAACTGCGCGCCCGCACCGGTCACTTGGTGGCGCTGCCGATGCGCCCCCAGGTCTCCAGCTACAACCTCGCGACGAGTGTGGCGATGACGCTGTACCACTGGAGTGCCAACGGGGGCGCACCGGACGCCTAGGAGCTACGCCTCCCGGCGGACCTCCACCACCCTGAAGCGGTTGGCCACGAACGCCCCGTCGCACAGGGCGGCGTTGGCCGCGGGGTTGCCGCCGGAGCCGTGGAAGTCGGAGAAGGCGGCCGTCTGGTTGACGTAGACCCCGCCGGTGAGGTTGAGCGACAGCTGGGCGGCCTCCTCCAGGCACACCTCCTGCACCGCCTGCTCGACCTCCTCGTCGGTCGTGTACGCGCCGACCGTCATCGCGCCCTTCTCGCGGACCGTGCGGCGCAGCAGCTCCACCGCGTCGGCGGCCGAGTCGACCGCGACCACGAAGGAGACGGGGCCGAAGCACTCGCTCATGTAGGTGGCCTCGGCGTCCGGCTTCGCGCCGTCCAGCTTCACGATCACCGGCGTGCGGACGACCGCGCCCGGGAAGTCCGGGTTGGTGATCTCGCGGGAGGCGAGGACGACCTCGCCGAGACCGGCCGCGGCCTCCAGCCGGGCCTTGACGTCGGGGTTGACGATCGCGCCGAGCAGGGCGTTCGCGCGCGCGTCCTCACCGAGGAGGCCGTCGACCGACTTGGCGAGGTCGGCGGCCACCTCGTCGAAGGACTTGGGGCCCTGGTCGGTGCGGATGCCGTCGCGGGGGATCAGCAGGTTCTGCGGGGTGGTGCACATCTGGCCGCTGTACAGGGACAGCGAGAAGGCCAGGTTGGAGAGCATTCCCTTGTAGTCGCCGGTCGATTCCACGAGCACCGTGTTGACGCCGGCCTTCTCCGTGTAGACCTGCGCCTGGCGGGCGTTGGCCTCCAGCCAGTCGCCGAAGGACGTGGAGCCGGTGTAGTCGATGATCCGGATCTCGGGGCGGGTCGCCAGGGTCTTGGCGATGCCCTCGCCGGGGCGTTCGGCGGCGAGAGCGACCAGGTTCGGGTCGTGGCCGGCCTCGGCGAGCACCTCGCGGGCGATCCGCACGGTGAGCGCGAGCGGCAGCACCGCGCGCGGGTGTGGCTTGACCAGGACCGCGTTGCCGGTGGCCAGGGAGGCGAACAGGCCCGGATAGCCGTTCCAGGTAGGGAAGGTGTTGCAGCCGATGACCAGCGCGGTTCCGCGCGGGACCGGCGTGAAGCGCTTGGTGAGGGCCAGCGGGTCGCGTTTGCCCTGCGGCTTGGTCCACTCCGCGGTGTCCGGGGTGCGGACCTGCTCCACGTACGCGTACGCCACCGCCTCCAGGCCGCGGTCCTGGGCGTGCGGGCCGCCCGCCTGGAACGCCATCATGAACGCCTGGCCCGAGGTGTGCATGACCGCGTGCGCGAACTCGTGCGTCCGGTCGCTGATCCGCTTGAGGATCTCCAGGCACACCACGGCGCGGACTTCGGCGCCCGCGTCGCGCCACGCGCGCCGGCCCGCCTTCATGGCGGGCAGCAGGACGTCGATGTCCGCGTGCGGGTACGTCACGCCCAGCTCGACGCCGTACGGCGAGACCTCGCCGCCGACCCAGTCGTCCGTACCGGGCTGGCCGAGGTCGAGGCGGGTGCCCAGGAGGGCGTCGAAGGCGGCCTTGCCCGCGGCCGCGTCCAGGCTGCCGTTCTCCCCGTAGGCCTTGGGGTGCTCGGGGTGGGGCGACCAGTACGCGCGCGTGCGGATCGCCTCCAGCGCCTGGTCAAGGGTGGGCCGGTGCCGGGCGATCAGCTCGTGCGCGGTCAGTTCGGCGGCCATGCGGGACCAACTCCTCGTCTCAAGAGCTCCTCGTCGAGCTCATGACCTGGGCAGAACCATGGGCAGGAACAGGCGGACAGAGTTAGAGTAACCGAACGATCGGTCGGGACAAGGGGGTCCGCCGTATCTGTGGAAAAGTCGGGCC encodes:
- a CDS encoding HTTM domain-containing protein, translating into MKASALSVSGGIGRITEAALGPYQTAVIRIGFSATWLLFLLREFFHRQELYGPDAPWSWDLARQLTADNGAFTALMWFRGQFWFETVYALAVLSSLLLMLGWRTRTLSVLFMLGVLSLQNRSVFVGDGGDNVLHLMSIYLVFTRCGQVWSLDARRARRGRAARARGERMPDRAGPVLWGVLGLALAGITVAGRIQGEWLVPALLWTVWLSQAVYWIVGRHARSAEPRILLDVVANIAHNGALLVIAAEACLIYATAGWYKIQGSRWQDGTAVYYPLHLDYFSPWPGLADLMASSGTMVMLVTYGTVIVQVAFPFTLFNRRVKNVLLALMMTEHAVIAVVLGLPFFSLAMIATDAVFLPTSFLRRLGGWAARARARLVGHAGRPGREDPRSGEDSEPAHVGSTA
- the paaN gene encoding phenylacetic acid degradation protein PaaN → MAAELTAHELIARHRPTLDQALEAIRTRAYWSPHPEHPKAYGENGSLDAAAGKAAFDALLGTRLDLGQPGTDDWVGGEVSPYGVELGVTYPHADIDVLLPAMKAGRRAWRDAGAEVRAVVCLEILKRISDRTHEFAHAVMHTSGQAFMMAFQAGGPHAQDRGLEAVAYAYVEQVRTPDTAEWTKPQGKRDPLALTKRFTPVPRGTALVIGCNTFPTWNGYPGLFASLATGNAVLVKPHPRAVLPLALTVRIAREVLAEAGHDPNLVALAAERPGEGIAKTLATRPEIRIIDYTGSTSFGDWLEANARQAQVYTEKAGVNTVLVESTGDYKGMLSNLAFSLSLYSGQMCTTPQNLLIPRDGIRTDQGPKSFDEVAADLAKSVDGLLGEDARANALLGAIVNPDVKARLEAAAGLGEVVLASREITNPDFPGAVVRTPVIVKLDGAKPDAEATYMSECFGPVSFVVAVDSAADAVELLRRTVREKGAMTVGAYTTDEEVEQAVQEVCLEEAAQLSLNLTGGVYVNQTAAFSDFHGSGGNPAANAALCDGAFVANRFRVVEVRREA
- a CDS encoding DUF5819 family protein, translating into MDAYDEDSNAPHGRHGPGGSEGAEGPGQRVNRGDASPVRPAATGTGRPEPSSGEPHDRPTATVGPGPSVPAPSRPVSASSAEPPAAAPAPAASATVPGPGLAPAASGAGADSQSPAEAPAGVAALSPRYQAVAALALAAVAMTVCVHLAMVFLHVAPSNTLTKEHGQAVDDWIYPEFEQNWKLFAPNPLQQNIAVQVRADVRDAGGGTRTTGWYDLSAEDGRAIDGNLLPSHTQQNELRRAFDYYGATHDANDRATGLRGALAEQYLRRIVVLRLDRDHAAGPGSVVERVQIRSRTTNVPPPKWSLEKVSTTPAYRVLPWWTVPAGEAEGGVR
- a CDS encoding TrmH family RNA methyltransferase, producing MSDPVQDWHRLAGTSVLLDGFHALKHAVRFGAGVQVAVTADRRAALALADELAPDVRDALDALLAEVPRETYASLVPRPHPTAVAALAVRPSRVAQLRALARTPRSAPVVVLDQPRNLGNAGAVIRLAAGFGATGVVTTGTLDPWHPTVVRGGAGLHFATAVERLTVDELPPGPLFALDPEGEDIRGLKLPDDAVLAFGSERSGLSAELRARTGHLVALPMRPQVSSYNLATSVAMTLYHWSANGGAPDA